In Acidimicrobiales bacterium, one DNA window encodes the following:
- a CDS encoding SDR family NAD(P)-dependent oxidoreductase: MVDHGVRHEGTGNPRPGQGAARVAVVTGASRGIGRAVARRLAADGLLVVAVGRDEAALKETATTDEERISTLACDVTDEEQVAE, from the coding sequence TTGGTCGACCACGGCGTGCGCCACGAGGGGACGGGCAACCCACGGCCCGGGCAGGGCGCGGCGCGGGTCGCCGTCGTGACCGGCGCCAGCCGGGGGATCGGGCGGGCCGTCGCCCGGCGGCTGGCCGCCGACGGGCTGCTGGTCGTCGCCGTCGGGCGGGACGAGGCGGCCCTGAAGGAGACGGCGACCACCGACGAGGAGCGCATCTCGACGCTCGCCTGCGACGTCACCGACGAGGAGCAGGTGGCCGAG
- a CDS encoding radical SAM protein: MTPSILQVHPTLRCNLRCAHCYSGSEPGLTAALPVGALQAAAADAARLGYGVLAVSGGEPLLYDPLPDLLAAARDAGLATTMTTNGLLVGSRRFERCARSIGAVAVSVDGIGPTHDRMRGRRGAFAEVVERTAVLREAGIPFGLIVTLTEENWDQLEDVADLAVDRGASLLQVHPLERAGRGEGCDGLVPSAATLGRAFVVVAALRARLGARVHVQLDLLHRREVAERPDLVHATAPPEAARLGDWLTTLVVEDDGSVAPVAYGFGARYRVGNVLHGSLAAAARRWSATRQAAFVALCGRLRDRLLADDGWRLVNWTEAAVRASAGLPVSPAPAA, from the coding sequence GTGACACCGTCGATCCTCCAGGTCCACCCGACCCTGCGCTGCAACCTCCGCTGCGCGCACTGCTACTCGGGCTCCGAGCCCGGGCTGACCGCGGCGCTGCCCGTCGGCGCGCTCCAGGCCGCGGCGGCCGACGCCGCCCGCCTCGGCTACGGCGTGCTGGCCGTGTCGGGCGGGGAGCCGCTGCTGTACGACCCGCTCCCCGACCTGCTCGCCGCCGCCCGCGACGCCGGCCTGGCCACGACGATGACGACCAACGGCCTGCTCGTCGGCAGCCGGCGGTTCGAGCGCTGCGCCCGGTCGATCGGCGCCGTCGCCGTCAGCGTCGACGGGATCGGCCCCACCCACGACCGGATGCGGGGGCGGCGGGGGGCGTTCGCCGAGGTCGTCGAGCGCACGGCCGTCCTGCGGGAGGCGGGGATCCCGTTCGGGCTCATCGTCACCCTCACCGAGGAGAACTGGGACCAGCTGGAGGACGTGGCCGACCTGGCCGTCGACCGGGGCGCCTCCCTCCTCCAGGTGCACCCCCTGGAGCGGGCCGGCCGGGGCGAGGGCTGCGACGGGCTGGTGCCGTCGGCCGCCACGCTCGGCCGGGCGTTCGTCGTCGTCGCCGCCCTGCGGGCCCGGCTCGGGGCGCGCGTCCACGTCCAGCTCGACCTGCTCCACCGCCGGGAGGTGGCCGAGCGGCCCGACCTCGTCCACGCGACGGCGCCGCCCGAGGCCGCCCGCCTGGGCGACTGGCTGACGACCCTCGTCGTCGAGGACGACGGCTCCGTCGCCCCGGTCGCCTACGGGTTCGGCGCCCGGTACCGGGTCGGCAACGTCCTCCACGGCTCGCTGGCGGCCGCCGCCCGGCGGTGGTCGGCCACCCGTCAGGCGGCGTTCGTCGCCCTCTGCGGGCGGCTCAGGGACCGGCTCCTCGCCGACGACGGCTGGCGGCTGGTGAACTGGACGGAGGCGGCCGTGCGGGCGAGCGCCGGCCTCCCGGTCAGCCCAGCTCCCGCAGCCTGA